One window of the Streptomyces asoensis genome contains the following:
- a CDS encoding DUF6668 family protein, whose amino-acid sequence MGTTDGQRGPEIWIRGPVAAPDPVPMPYASTAAPRRFSWVATHGGAGGSTLAAVYGGHDCGRAWPGAGDPSSVLLVARTHAAGLDSVLRTLEVFRRGEAPRGLDLDAVVLVADAPGRLPRPLVQRVKVIESVVDVYRVPWVTNWRLGELGGTPPRETESLSRLTGAR is encoded by the coding sequence ATGGGGACGACGGACGGGCAGCGAGGGCCGGAGATCTGGATCCGCGGGCCGGTGGCCGCACCGGATCCGGTACCGATGCCGTACGCCTCCACCGCCGCGCCCCGGCGCTTCTCCTGGGTCGCCACGCACGGCGGGGCCGGCGGCTCCACGCTCGCCGCGGTCTACGGCGGCCACGACTGCGGACGCGCGTGGCCCGGCGCCGGCGATCCCTCGTCCGTGTTGCTGGTCGCCCGCACGCATGCTGCCGGGCTGGACTCCGTCCTGCGGACCCTGGAGGTCTTCCGGCGCGGCGAGGCTCCGCGAGGGCTCGACCTGGACGCGGTGGTGCTCGTCGCGGACGCGCCGGGCCGGCTGCCCCGGCCGCTCGTCCAGCGGGTGAAGGTGATCGAATCGGTCGTCGACGTGTACCGCGTCCCGTGGGTGACGAACTGGCGCCTCGGCGAACTGGGCGGGACCCCGCCACGCGAGACGGAATCACTCTCCCGGCTCACCGGGGCACGCTGA
- a CDS encoding SDR family oxidoreductase, producing the protein MSIVVTGATGHLGRHVVEQLLEKVPAEQITAVVRDEAKAADFAARGVRLAVADYNAPETFGSLFASGDKVLLISGNEFDKGRPAQHQVVIDAAKAAGVALLAYTSAPGSLSAALADDHRATEKALLASGLPYTLLRNGWYHENYTEQLAPVLEHNAVVAAAGEGRVSSASRADYAAAAVAVLTGEGHENKTYELGGDEAWSFAEYAAELSRQTGKEIAYNSVPGEVLTGILTGAGLPEMFATILVGVDASIEKGELVVSSGDLSRLAGRPTTPLAEAITAALKG; encoded by the coding sequence ATGAGCATCGTCGTCACCGGAGCCACCGGACACCTCGGCCGTCACGTCGTGGAGCAGTTGCTGGAGAAGGTTCCGGCGGAGCAGATCACGGCCGTCGTGCGCGACGAGGCCAAGGCCGCCGACTTCGCGGCCCGCGGCGTACGGCTCGCCGTCGCCGACTACAACGCCCCCGAGACCTTCGGCAGCCTGTTCGCCTCCGGCGACAAGGTGCTGCTGATATCGGGCAACGAGTTCGACAAGGGCCGCCCGGCACAGCACCAGGTCGTGATCGACGCCGCGAAGGCGGCCGGGGTCGCGCTCCTCGCGTACACCAGCGCGCCGGGCAGCCTGAGCGCGGCGCTGGCGGACGACCACCGCGCCACCGAGAAGGCGCTGCTCGCGTCCGGCCTGCCGTACACGCTGCTGCGCAACGGCTGGTACCACGAGAACTACACCGAGCAGCTCGCCCCGGTGCTGGAGCACAACGCCGTCGTCGCCGCCGCCGGTGAGGGCCGGGTCTCCTCCGCCTCCCGCGCCGACTACGCGGCCGCCGCCGTCGCCGTGCTGACCGGCGAGGGCCACGAGAACAAGACGTACGAGCTGGGCGGCGACGAGGCGTGGAGCTTCGCCGAGTACGCGGCCGAGCTGAGCAGGCAGACCGGCAAGGAGATCGCCTACAACTCCGTGCCCGGCGAGGTGCTCACCGGCATCCTGACCGGCGCCGGCCTGCCCGAGATGTTCGCGACGATCCTGGTCGGCGTGGACGCGTCGATCGAGAAGGGCGAGCTGGTCGTCTCCAGCGGCGACCTGTCCCGGCTGGCGGGCCGCCCGACCACTCCGCTCGCCGAGGCGATCACGGCCGCGCTCAAGGGCTGA
- the rarD gene encoding EamA family transporter RarD has product MAGTSKSEGRTGLLNGLAAYGMWGLVPLFWPLLKPAGATEILAHRMVWSLAFVAVALLVVRRWAWAGELLRQPRRLGLVVIAAAVITVNWGVYIWAVNSGHVVEASLGYFINPLVTIAMGVLILKERLRPVQWAAVGVGFSAVLVLTIGYGRPPWISLTLAFSFATYGLVKKKVNLGGVESLAAETAIQFLPALGYLLWLSAHGGLTFATEGTGHAVLLASTGLVTALPLVCFGAAAIRVPLSTLGLLQYLAPVFQFLLGVLYFGEAMPLERWAGFALVWLALVLLTGDALRTSRRAARTLGPAITESKSTVPGATGATGATGATGAVREAESVASGVPGSAAVSGVTAASGVSDGAAASGVPAVSGAPAPEAGVSPLAKP; this is encoded by the coding sequence GTGGCCGGGACGTCGAAGAGTGAAGGCCGGACAGGCCTGCTGAACGGTCTCGCGGCGTACGGGATGTGGGGGCTGGTCCCCCTCTTCTGGCCCCTGCTCAAGCCGGCCGGGGCGACCGAGATCCTCGCCCATCGCATGGTGTGGTCCCTCGCCTTCGTCGCCGTCGCGCTGCTCGTCGTACGGCGTTGGGCGTGGGCCGGTGAGCTGCTGCGGCAGCCGCGCCGGCTCGGGCTCGTCGTGATCGCCGCGGCCGTCATCACCGTGAACTGGGGCGTCTACATCTGGGCCGTGAACAGCGGCCACGTCGTCGAGGCGTCCCTCGGGTACTTCATCAACCCGCTGGTCACCATCGCCATGGGGGTACTGATCCTCAAGGAACGGCTGCGGCCCGTGCAGTGGGCGGCGGTCGGCGTCGGCTTCTCGGCGGTGCTGGTCCTGACCATCGGCTACGGCCGCCCGCCGTGGATCTCCCTCACCCTCGCCTTCTCCTTCGCCACCTACGGGCTGGTGAAGAAGAAGGTCAACCTCGGCGGGGTCGAGTCGCTGGCCGCCGAGACCGCCATCCAGTTCCTGCCCGCGCTGGGCTACCTGCTGTGGCTGTCCGCGCACGGCGGCCTCACCTTCGCGACCGAGGGCACCGGACACGCGGTCCTGCTCGCCTCCACCGGCCTCGTCACCGCGCTCCCCCTCGTCTGCTTCGGCGCGGCGGCGATCCGCGTGCCGCTGTCCACGCTGGGGCTGCTCCAGTACCTGGCGCCGGTCTTCCAGTTCCTGCTCGGCGTCCTCTACTTCGGCGAGGCCATGCCCCTCGAGCGCTGGGCCGGGTTCGCGCTGGTGTGGCTGGCGCTGGTGCTGCTCACCGGCGACGCGCTGCGCACCTCACGCCGGGCGGCCCGCACGCTCGGCCCCGCGATCACCGAGAGCAAGTCCACGGTGCCTGGCGCGACGGGGGCAACCGGGGCGACGGGCGCGACCGGCGCCGTTCGGGAGGCGGAGAGCGTGGCATCCGGCGTCCCCGGCAGCGCGGCAGTCTCCGGCGTCACCGCCGCGTCCGGCGTCTCCGATGGCGCGGCCGCCTCTGGCGTCCCCGCCGTCTCCGGCGCCCCCGCTCCGGAGGCGGGGGTCTCTCCCCTCGCCAAACCGTAG
- a CDS encoding tetratricopeptide repeat protein, producing MSRLSREKKREQKYAGPTAVVVAPLDVHVRGGGTATIGGVPVVAADGEEIQRAVLSHLHRIALATGHPVLATVHDERIGYVVALRVDPDGSSHFTADPLRTAAAAAPSATARKEAAPDTRSTEPTGPPAPVAAPADPPAPVAAPADPPAPIDPPAPVAFPAPADAPVCAAVPAPADAPVSVDDEPSVQPRRDKATHFLRPVSEPVRDATPTFPLRAVPEPEAEREARSAPESAPTYAAGETPAPGTVTAPTGVFGPPPTMDEQPNPDATPISTPTAARTSTLTPVPTSAPIPLPLPTPASAPTPTTKSGSTPTPFLPDDLISDSAVDLNPDPKPTPARGFDAVAEAVLGDDPRTLHGDGGTPALLAEPLARINEAVRAGRTDTAAALAERTVLEASGTLGPEHPEVLRLRELTAYIAYLAGDPVRSFHTSLDLARIHRRTRDAEAAYGNVQSAKTAWRAVRDPLQGLNLGTELLGLWTELTTEEGPAADDVEELESARARMLRLAERARKSGA from the coding sequence ATGTCTCGACTCAGCCGCGAGAAGAAGCGGGAACAGAAGTACGCCGGCCCCACGGCCGTCGTGGTGGCCCCGCTCGATGTCCATGTCCGCGGGGGTGGGACGGCGACGATAGGCGGCGTCCCGGTCGTGGCGGCCGACGGCGAGGAGATCCAGCGCGCCGTCCTGAGCCACCTCCACCGCATCGCCCTCGCCACCGGACATCCGGTCCTCGCCACGGTCCACGACGAACGCATCGGTTACGTCGTCGCCCTGCGCGTGGACCCGGACGGTTCCAGCCACTTCACGGCGGATCCCCTGCGGACGGCCGCGGCCGCGGCCCCGTCGGCGACGGCACGGAAGGAGGCGGCACCGGACACCCGGAGCACCGAGCCCACCGGCCCGCCCGCGCCCGTCGCCGCCCCGGCCGACCCGCCCGCGCCCGTCGCCGCCCCGGCCGACCCGCCCGCGCCCATCGACCCGCCCGCGCCCGTCGCATTCCCCGCGCCGGCCGACGCGCCGGTGTGCGCCGCCGTCCCCGCGCCCGCCGACGCGCCCGTGTCCGTCGACGACGAACCGTCCGTTCAGCCGCGACGAGACAAGGCCACGCACTTCCTGCGCCCGGTGTCCGAGCCGGTGCGGGACGCGACCCCGACGTTCCCGTTGCGCGCGGTGCCCGAGCCGGAAGCGGAGCGGGAAGCCCGGTCCGCGCCGGAGTCGGCACCCACGTACGCGGCGGGGGAGACCCCGGCTCCCGGCACGGTCACCGCCCCGACGGGTGTGTTCGGCCCGCCCCCGACGATGGACGAGCAGCCGAACCCGGACGCGACCCCGATCTCGACCCCGACCGCAGCCCGCACCTCGACCCTGACCCCGGTCCCCACCTCGGCCCCGATCCCGCTGCCGCTGCCGACGCCCGCCTCCGCCCCCACGCCCACCACCAAGTCAGGTTCCACTCCCACCCCGTTCCTCCCCGACGACCTCATCTCCGACTCGGCCGTCGACCTGAACCCGGACCCCAAGCCCACCCCCGCCCGGGGCTTCGACGCCGTCGCGGAGGCGGTGCTCGGGGACGACCCCCGTACCCTCCACGGCGACGGTGGCACCCCGGCCCTCCTCGCGGAACCGCTCGCGCGGATCAACGAGGCTGTGCGGGCGGGCCGTACGGACACCGCGGCCGCACTCGCGGAGCGGACCGTGCTGGAGGCGTCCGGAACGCTGGGACCGGAGCACCCCGAGGTGCTCCGGCTGCGTGAACTCACCGCCTACATCGCCTACTTGGCAGGCGACCCGGTGCGCTCCTTCCACACCTCCCTCGACCTGGCCCGCATCCACCGCCGGACCCGGGACGCGGAGGCCGCGTACGGCAACGTCCAGAGCGCGAAGACGGCCTGGCGTGCCGTACGCGACCCCTTGCAGGGATTGAACCTGGGGACCGAACTCCTCGGTCTGTGGACGGAGCTCACCACCGAGGAGGGGCCGGCCGCGGACGACGTCGAGGAACTGGAGTCGGCCCGCGCGCGCATGCTCCGGCTGGCCGAACGCGCCCGGAAGTCGGGCGCGTAG
- a CDS encoding ABC transporter ATP-binding protein, translating to MGESVRQPVREPVQVPVRVPVDDDAVIHTRGLTKRYRGGQLAVDGLDLTVPAGSVFGFLGPNGSGKTTTIRMLMGLIDPTAGSARVLGQPMPRAARAVLPHVGTLIEGPALYGFLSGRDNLLRYDAADPTADPRTRRARVSATLERVGLTAAAGKKAKAYSLGMKQRLGLAAALLQPRRLLVLDEPTNGLDPQGMREIRSLIRELAAEGTTVFLSSHLLDEIEQVCTHAAVMAQGRLLVQGPVADLAAGTRGRLVVTTPDPADAARVLKEQGADDVVLGEDRVSAEAPPPDRDLADLNVALVTAGVRVRGFAVERASLEDAFVALTGEGFDVAG from the coding sequence ATGGGGGAGTCAGTACGGCAGCCCGTGCGGGAGCCCGTGCAGGTGCCCGTGCGAGTGCCTGTGGACGACGACGCAGTCATCCACACCCGCGGCCTCACCAAGCGCTATCGCGGCGGACAGCTCGCCGTGGACGGCCTCGACCTGACCGTCCCGGCGGGCAGCGTCTTCGGCTTCCTCGGCCCCAACGGCTCCGGCAAGACCACCACCATCCGCATGCTGATGGGGCTCATCGATCCCACGGCCGGCTCGGCCCGCGTCCTGGGGCAACCCATGCCGCGGGCCGCGCGCGCCGTACTGCCCCACGTCGGGACCCTCATCGAGGGTCCCGCCCTCTACGGCTTCCTCTCCGGCCGCGACAACCTGCTCCGCTACGACGCCGCCGACCCGACCGCCGATCCGCGCACCCGGCGTGCGCGGGTCTCGGCGACGCTGGAGCGGGTGGGCCTCACGGCCGCCGCCGGCAAGAAGGCGAAGGCGTACTCCCTCGGCATGAAGCAGCGGCTGGGCCTCGCCGCCGCCCTTCTCCAGCCCCGTCGGCTGCTCGTCCTCGACGAGCCGACCAACGGCCTGGATCCGCAGGGCATGCGGGAGATCCGCTCGCTGATCCGGGAGCTGGCCGCGGAGGGCACGACCGTCTTCCTCTCCTCGCACCTGCTCGACGAGATCGAGCAGGTGTGCACGCACGCGGCGGTGATGGCACAGGGCCGGCTGCTCGTCCAGGGCCCGGTGGCCGACCTCGCCGCGGGGACACGCGGCCGACTGGTCGTGACGACGCCGGACCCGGCGGACGCGGCCCGGGTGCTGAAGGAGCAGGGGGCGGACGACGTGGTCCTCGGCGAGGACCGGGTGAGCGCCGAGGCCCCGCCCCCGGACCGTGATCTCGCCGACCTGAACGTCGCGCTGGTGACGGCGGGCGTCCGCGTCCGCGGTTTCGCCGTCGAGCGGGCCTCCCTGGAGGACGCGTTCGTGGCTCTCACGGGGGAGGGATTCGATGTCGCGGGCTGA
- a CDS encoding ABC transporter permease → MSRADTVDDRNRTPAPAPAPTQAPARTANWTWTWTFGLLRSELLTTFRRWRTLALLGVLAAVPVLVGIAVKIETSDGSSGGPGGGGGGGEGPAFISQVTNNGLFLVFTALAVTLPFFLPMAIGVIAGDSIAGESNAGTLRYLLVAPAGRTRLLLAKYATVMIFCLVATLVVAVSALTVGALLFPLGELTTISGTRIGFGDGLLRALLIALVVAASLTGLAALGLFVSTLTSSGIAAMATTVGLLITVQILDQIPQLHALHPYFFSHHWLSFADLMREPVYWDDLEKNLGLQALYAAVFGSAAWARFTTKDITA, encoded by the coding sequence ATGTCGCGGGCTGACACGGTGGACGACCGGAACCGGACGCCGGCACCGGCACCCGCACCGACGCAGGCACCGGCGCGGACGGCGAACTGGACCTGGACCTGGACCTTCGGGCTGCTCCGCAGCGAACTGCTGACCACCTTCCGGCGCTGGCGCACCCTCGCGCTGCTGGGCGTGCTGGCGGCCGTGCCGGTCCTGGTCGGGATCGCCGTGAAGATCGAGACGAGCGACGGCTCGTCCGGCGGACCCGGCGGGGGAGGGGGCGGTGGTGAGGGTCCGGCGTTCATCTCGCAGGTGACCAACAACGGCCTGTTCCTGGTCTTCACCGCGCTGGCCGTGACCCTGCCGTTCTTCCTGCCGATGGCGATCGGGGTCATCGCGGGCGACTCGATCGCCGGAGAGTCGAACGCGGGCACGCTCCGCTATCTGCTGGTCGCCCCGGCCGGCCGCACCCGCCTGCTGCTGGCCAAGTACGCGACCGTCATGATCTTCTGCCTGGTGGCCACGCTGGTGGTCGCGGTCTCGGCGCTGACGGTCGGGGCGCTGCTCTTCCCGCTGGGCGAGCTGACGACGATCTCCGGCACCCGGATCGGCTTCGGCGACGGGTTGCTGCGGGCACTGCTGATCGCCCTGGTCGTTGCCGCCTCCCTGACCGGCTTGGCGGCGCTCGGGCTGTTCGTCTCCACCCTCACCAGCAGCGGCATCGCGGCGATGGCGACGACTGTGGGCCTGCTGATCACGGTCCAGATCCTCGACCAGATCCCCCAACTGCACGCCCTGCACCCGTACTTCTTCTCACACCACTGGCTGTCCTTCGCCGACCTGATGCGCGAGCCGGTCTACTGGGACGACCTGGAGAAGAACCTCGGTCTCCAGGCCCTGTACGCGGCCGTCTTCGGCTCGGCGGCCTGGGCGCGCTTCACGACGAAGGACATCACGGCGTAG
- a CDS encoding flavodoxin family protein codes for MTRRSFLFVLGSSRPDGNTESLARAAAEQLPSDVEQTWISLARHPLPDFEDQRHDSDHVRPTEGNTALLLDATLAATDIVIASPLYWYSVSAQTKRYLDHWSGWLRTPGLDFKATLAGRTLWGVTALADDQPVVADPLVGTLNNSAAYMGMFFGGVLLGNGSKPGDVLRDTEALTRAKTFFAGETPAARFLYETH; via the coding sequence ATGACCCGCCGCAGTTTCCTGTTCGTGCTGGGCAGCAGCCGTCCGGACGGCAACACCGAGTCGCTGGCCCGCGCGGCCGCCGAGCAGTTGCCCTCCGACGTCGAGCAGACGTGGATCAGCCTGGCCCGGCACCCGCTGCCCGACTTCGAGGACCAGCGGCACGACAGCGACCACGTCCGTCCCACCGAGGGCAACACGGCACTGCTGCTCGACGCCACGCTCGCCGCGACGGACATCGTGATCGCGTCCCCGCTGTACTGGTACTCGGTCTCCGCCCAGACCAAGCGCTACCTGGACCACTGGTCGGGCTGGCTGCGCACCCCCGGCCTCGACTTCAAGGCGACGCTCGCCGGGCGCACCCTCTGGGGCGTCACCGCGCTCGCGGACGACCAGCCCGTGGTCGCCGATCCGCTCGTCGGGACGCTCAACAACTCGGCCGCGTACATGGGGATGTTCTTCGGCGGGGTACTGCTCGGCAACGGCAGCAAGCCCGGTGACGTCCTCAGGGACACGGAGGCGCTGACCCGCGCGAAGACGTTCTTCGCGGGGGAGACGCCGGCGGCGCGCTTCCTGTACGAAACCCACTGA
- a CDS encoding VOC family protein: MTETSGVPEAGPTPVHWKLVVDSADPHAQADFWAGALHYEVEDNSALIERLLELGALPGAATLEFHGRPAFRDLIAVRHPDDPYDPDSGTGLGRRLLFQRVPEAKTVKNRLHLDLHPGAGLRAGEVERLTALGASVLGEVKEPSGQWVVMADPEGNEFCVH; the protein is encoded by the coding sequence ATGACCGAGACATCTGGAGTACCCGAGGCAGGGCCCACGCCCGTGCACTGGAAGCTCGTAGTCGACTCAGCCGACCCGCACGCGCAGGCCGATTTCTGGGCCGGCGCACTGCACTACGAGGTCGAGGACAACAGCGCGCTCATCGAGCGGCTGCTGGAGCTCGGCGCGCTGCCGGGGGCGGCGACGCTGGAGTTCCACGGCCGCCCGGCCTTCCGGGACCTGATCGCCGTACGCCACCCCGACGACCCGTACGACCCCGACAGCGGGACCGGGCTCGGGCGGCGGCTGTTGTTCCAGCGGGTCCCGGAGGCGAAGACCGTGAAGAACCGGCTCCACCTCGATCTGCATCCCGGTGCGGGGCTGCGCGCCGGGGAGGTCGAACGGCTGACGGCGCTGGGGGCGAGCGTGCTGGGAGAGGTGAAGGAGCCGTCCGGGCAGTGGGTGGTCATGGCGGATCCGGAGGGCAACGAGTTCTGCGTGCACTGA
- a CDS encoding LolA family protein — MAPKASDDTTTGAESTGAEADDLRLGRRKAARYIVPVTVIGVAAATIGLVPALADSGDPDLPKITAQQLLDKIAASDVQQLSGTVKISTDLGLPDLGGLESGLLSGATQGGDGSSADPSTKLTELAAGTHTLRVAADGPDRQKLSLLENAAEYSVIHNGKDVWGYDSASNEVYHSTADESSGKGSGKAETPVPATPKELTEDALKAVDDTTSVTVDGTVQVAGRDAYKLLVKPKQSGSTVGAISVAVDAKTGLPLKFTLTPASGGAAVVDAGFTQVSFAKPAASTFDFTAPKGAKVTEGDEAGETAPGHSDKSDLAKDLEGIEGAAGTDGLDGLDVLGEGWTSVAVFDTGGEGVPSGAEAGGDLGGFLDSFGDKVTGKFGSGTVFSTRLINALMTDDGKVYVGAVTKDALVKAANAAK; from the coding sequence ATGGCACCGAAGGCATCCGACGACACCACGACCGGCGCGGAGTCGACCGGCGCGGAAGCCGACGACCTGCGCCTCGGACGGCGCAAGGCCGCACGGTACATCGTCCCGGTCACCGTGATCGGTGTCGCGGCGGCGACGATCGGGCTGGTCCCGGCGCTCGCCGACTCCGGCGACCCCGACCTGCCGAAGATCACCGCACAGCAGCTCCTCGACAAGATCGCCGCCTCGGACGTGCAGCAGCTGTCCGGGACGGTGAAGATCAGCACCGATCTCGGGTTGCCCGACCTCGGCGGACTGGAGAGCGGGCTCCTCTCGGGGGCCACCCAGGGCGGCGACGGTTCGTCCGCCGACCCGTCCACCAAGCTCACCGAGCTCGCCGCCGGCACGCACACCCTGCGCGTCGCCGCCGACGGCCCGGACCGGCAGAAGCTCTCGCTGCTGGAGAACGCCGCCGAGTACAGCGTCATCCACAACGGCAAGGACGTGTGGGGGTACGACAGCGCCTCCAACGAGGTCTACCACTCGACCGCCGACGAGAGCTCCGGCAAGGGCTCCGGCAAGGCGGAGACCCCCGTCCCCGCCACGCCCAAGGAGCTCACCGAGGACGCTCTGAAGGCGGTCGACGACACGACCTCCGTGACCGTCGACGGCACCGTCCAGGTCGCCGGCCGTGACGCCTACAAGCTGCTGGTCAAGCCGAAGCAGTCCGGTTCCACGGTCGGCGCGATCAGTGTGGCCGTGGACGCGAAGACGGGCCTGCCGCTGAAGTTCACGCTGACCCCGGCGAGCGGTGGCGCCGCCGTCGTGGACGCGGGCTTCACCCAGGTCAGCTTCGCCAAACCCGCCGCGTCCACCTTCGACTTCACCGCCCCCAAGGGTGCGAAGGTCACCGAGGGCGACGAGGCCGGGGAGACCGCCCCCGGGCACTCGGACAAGTCCGACCTCGCGAAGGACCTCGAAGGCATCGAAGGAGCCGCGGGCACGGACGGCCTCGACGGACTCGACGTCCTCGGCGAGGGCTGGACGTCCGTCGCCGTCTTCGACACCGGCGGCGAGGGCGTGCCCTCGGGCGCGGAGGCGGGCGGCGACCTCGGTGGCTTCCTCGACTCCTTCGGCGACAAGGTGACCGGCAAGTTCGGCTCCGGCACCGTCTTCTCCACCCGCCTGATCAACGCCCTGATGACGGACGACGGCAAGGTCTACGTCGGCGCGGTCACCAAGGACGCCCTGGTGAAGGCGGCGAACGCGGCGAAGTAG
- a CDS encoding M28 family metallopeptidase, with protein sequence MKLPVSGRATVTAVVAAVTLLATGSIAGAAPAPEPGAIAAAPDIPVANVKAHLTQLQSIATANGGNRAHGRTGYKASLDYVKAKLDAAGYTTTIQQFTSSGRTGYNLVADWPGGDTGQVLMAGSHLDSVTAGAGINDNGSGSAAVLETALAVSRAGYQPTKHLRFAWWGAEELGMVGSRYYVNNLSATNRARISGYLNFDMIGSPNPGYFVYDDDPAIEKTFKDYFTGLGVPTEIETEGDGRSDHAPFKSAGVPVGGLFSGADYLKTAAQAAKWGGTAGRAFDRCYHSSCDTTANINDTALDRNADALAYAVWTLSS encoded by the coding sequence ATGAAGCTCCCCGTTTCCGGGCGGGCGACGGTCACCGCCGTCGTCGCGGCCGTCACCCTGCTCGCCACCGGATCCATAGCCGGGGCGGCGCCCGCCCCCGAGCCCGGGGCGATCGCCGCCGCGCCCGACATCCCGGTGGCCAACGTCAAGGCCCACCTGACCCAGCTCCAGTCCATCGCCACCGCCAACGGCGGCAACCGGGCGCACGGCCGCACCGGCTACAAGGCGTCGCTCGACTACGTGAAGGCCAAGCTGGACGCCGCCGGATACACCACCACCATCCAGCAGTTCACCTCCTCCGGCCGTACCGGCTACAACCTCGTCGCCGACTGGCCCGGCGGCGACACCGGCCAGGTGCTGATGGCCGGGTCCCATCTGGACTCCGTGACCGCGGGGGCCGGCATCAACGACAACGGCTCCGGCTCGGCGGCCGTCCTGGAGACGGCACTGGCCGTGTCCAGAGCCGGTTACCAGCCCACCAAGCACCTGCGGTTCGCCTGGTGGGGCGCGGAGGAGCTGGGCATGGTCGGGTCCCGGTACTACGTCAACAACCTCTCCGCAACGAACCGGGCCCGCATCAGCGGCTACCTGAACTTCGACATGATCGGCTCGCCGAACCCCGGCTACTTCGTCTACGACGACGACCCGGCCATCGAGAAGACCTTCAAGGACTACTTCACCGGCCTCGGCGTCCCGACGGAGATCGAGACCGAGGGCGACGGCCGCTCCGACCACGCCCCCTTCAAGAGCGCGGGCGTACCGGTGGGCGGCCTGTTCAGCGGCGCCGACTACCTCAAGACGGCGGCGCAGGCGGCCAAGTGGGGCGGCACGGCCGGGCGGGCCTTCGACCGCTGCTACCACTCCTCCTGCGACACCACCGCCAACATCAACGACACGGCCCTGGACCGCAACGCGGACGCGCTGGCGTACGCGGTCTGGACCCTGTCCTCCTGA
- a CDS encoding amidase family protein, producing the protein MRSGPLAWPPAGEIAAAVRAGRVSAVDVVGEALARIARVDRSLCAFAEVWEERARAGAREVDARVAAGERLPLAGVPIGVKGRHGLRAAGPLVAAGCVPVGATAVPGPGTPWQTWGLGAHGRTVNPWRADRTPGGSSAGSAAAVAAGLVPLATGSDGAGSVRIPAAWCGVIGLKTTNHRTPPEQGAAPASRDRTGLAAPGVLVHHAADAEAYWQVMASGADLVPAPGPAPGPGPAQPVAVFSADLGFADPDPEPLALARAAAGRLGEAGVVRLLPPSDAPLRLADPAPAWLALRTPGSDLRAAERVRQVNDRLLADLFSHADLLLTPTTPNPAHGHEGPGDRYSTALTWAFNLSGHPAISIPAGLGADGCPVGLHMVAAHGGETALLAAARAAQASTPPRPSPLDP; encoded by the coding sequence GTGAGGTCCGGGCCCCTGGCGTGGCCGCCGGCCGGGGAGATCGCCGCGGCCGTGCGGGCGGGGCGGGTCTCGGCCGTGGACGTGGTCGGCGAGGCGCTCGCACGGATCGCGCGGGTCGACCGTTCGCTGTGCGCCTTCGCCGAGGTGTGGGAGGAGAGGGCGCGGGCGGGGGCGCGTGAGGTCGACGCCCGGGTGGCCGCGGGCGAACGGCTGCCGCTGGCGGGGGTGCCGATCGGCGTGAAGGGGCGTCACGGGCTGCGTGCGGCGGGCCCGCTGGTCGCCGCCGGATGCGTGCCGGTCGGGGCGACGGCCGTACCGGGACCCGGCACTCCCTGGCAGACCTGGGGCCTCGGCGCCCATGGCCGGACCGTCAACCCCTGGCGCGCCGACCGCACGCCGGGCGGCTCCTCGGCCGGGTCCGCGGCGGCGGTGGCCGCCGGCCTGGTCCCTCTGGCGACCGGCAGCGACGGCGCGGGCTCGGTGCGGATCCCGGCCGCGTGGTGCGGCGTGATCGGCCTGAAGACCACGAACCACCGAACGCCGCCCGAGCAGGGAGCGGCACCGGCCTCCCGGGACCGTACGGGGCTGGCGGCGCCCGGCGTACTCGTACACCACGCGGCGGACGCCGAGGCGTACTGGCAGGTCATGGCATCGGGGGCGGATCTCGTCCCCGCCCCCGGTCCCGCCCCCGGTCCCGGTCCCGCCCAGCCTGTCGCCGTCTTCTCCGCCGACCTCGGTTTCGCCGATCCCGACCCGGAGCCGCTCGCCCTGGCCCGCGCCGCCGCCGGACGCCTGGGCGAGGCGGGTGTCGTACGGCTGCTGCCGCCCTCCGACGCGCCTCTGCGGCTGGCGGACCCCGCACCGGCCTGGCTCGCGCTGCGCACCCCGGGCTCGGACCTCCGCGCCGCCGAACGCGTCCGGCAGGTCAACGACCGTCTGCTGGCCGACCTCTTCTCCCACGCCGACCTGCTGCTGACCCCGACGACCCCGAACCCCGCGCACGGTCACGAGGGCCCGGGCGACCGGTACTCGACCGCGCTCACCTGGGCGTTCAACCTGAGCGGGCACCCGGCGATCAGCATCCCGGCGGGGCTCGGCGCGGACGGCTGTCCCGTGGGGCTGCACATGGTCGCGGCACACGGCGGGGAGACGGCGCTCCTGGCAGCCGCCCGAGCCGCTCAAGCCTCGACGCCTCCCCGGCCCTCGCCCCTCGACCCCTAG